A stretch of Mastacembelus armatus chromosome 1, fMasArm1.2, whole genome shotgun sequence DNA encodes these proteins:
- the chtf18 gene encoding chromosome transmission fidelity protein 18 homolog, with translation MDEYDELFEIQDDFEEQFADELEVLAGMEEESSEPVRHKTPGDDISDIEHLLNNHPITPKAKRQKQDLGVAKRLFNTSQTDKNKAPSQKDDITPPSSPEQYEPSNTFRSASAVLDISGFAMIPQTPKHPPTVAPVSQHVLKRPPLEGDYISVTDSSGSRVYLRQKEDTKVVCSRMVPNSQGALGLLAVPIGVLREQEAERRHQQVVEESERLTKLLASSVNDAFVERESREDEENDDPEDTEAQTSRLWVDRFSPRHYTELLSDDFTNRCLLKWLKLWDTVVFGRERKPRPARSDRQPPNQNSSKTNQGHQNPNRFKTKIEMTEELLDAELDQYKRPKFKVALLSGPPGLGKTTLAHVIAKHAGYNVVEMNASDDRSAEVFQKRIDTATQMKSVLGANESPNCLIIDEIDGAPVAAINILLAILNRKDGHGDTGTETVKKKKKKEPIMLRPIICICNDLYVPALRPLRQQAFLLAFPQTQPSRLAQRLAEISVWQGMKADTGTLISLCEKTDNDIRACINTLQFLYSRGLKQLDAKTVQCVSVGQKDQNKGLFHLWQEIFQLPRTKRKRIGEGFEEAPGSGGGAQRFQHILHLASSSGEYEKVSQGLYENYLSMRVRDPNMESVCKGLEWLSFSDRLNQVILHGQNFSLMKYLPFLSVTFHFLFAHTHVPRISYPHSQHEASSRLLGSRNALSTMLNDIPACIRTRISQLSLTLDVLTLLLDIISPKLRPVNPQLFSSREKEQMHELIDTMLAYNLSYRQDRTPEGQYAYMLEPRVEEVVRFPGLPPRRQLTYQAKQTISREMEQERMRRAEQMLLQRNPTVVRAKKEEEQKSAKPNRNHQQRLENIVKQTTVETRPELDFFGRAVAPRPQRPQPSTDTGEKNAVLAMGTAVGNSDVWFRFNEGMSNAVRRNIYIRELL, from the exons CTCCGAAGGCAAAGCGGCAGAAGCAGGATTTGGGTGTGGCCAAGCGACTTTTCAATACATCACAAACTGATAAGAACAAAGCCCCGTCGCAGAAAGATGACATCACACCCCCGTCCTCTCCAGAACAGTATGAACCCTCTAACACTTTCAG GTCTGCCTCTGCTGTGCTGGATATCAGTGGCTTTGCTATGATCCCACAGACTCCCAAGCATCCTCCTACAGTGGCACCAGTGTCACAGCATGTGCTAAAGCGACCCCCTTTAGAGGGAGACTACATCAGTGTGACAGACTCGTCAGGGAGTCGCGTCTACCTCAGGCAGAAAGAAGACACAAAG GTAGTATGCTCCAGAATGGTACCAAATTCCCAGGGTGCACTGGGACTGTTGGCTGTGCCTATAGGTGTGCTGAGAGAACAAGAGGCAGAGAGG CGTCATCAGCAGGTTGTGGAGGAGTCTGAGCGCCTTACAAAGCTCCTGGCCAG CAGTGTGAACGATGCGTTTGTTGAGCGTGAGAgcagagaagatgaagaaaatgatgaTCCTGAAGACACAGAGGCCCAAACCTCACGACTCTGGGTGGACAGATTTTCTCCCCGACACTACACTGAGCTTCTAAGTGATGAT tttacCAACCGCTGTCTGCTCAAGTGGCTGAAGCTTTGGGACACTGTTGTGtttggaagagagagaaagcctCGTCCTGCTCGGTCTGACAGACAGCCTCCCAACCAGAACTCATCCAAAACCAATCAAGGCCATCAGAATCCAAATCGCTTCAAGACCAAAATCGAGATGACTGAGGAGCTACTAGACGCTGAACTGGATCAGTACAAAAGACCTAAATTCAAG GTGGCGTTATTGTCTGGTCCTCCAGGTTTGGGGAAAACCACCTTGGCTCATGTTATAGCAAAGCATGCTGGGTACAATGTGGTGGAAATGAATGCCAG CGATGACCGCAGTGCAGAGGTGTTCCAGAAACGCATCGACACAGCAACACAGATGAAGTCAGTGTTAGGAGCCAACGAGAGTCCGAACTGCCTCATCATTGATGAGATTGATGGAGCACCTGTG GCTGCCATCAACATTCTTTTAGCAATTCTAAACAGGAAAGATGGACATGGggacacaggaacagaaactgtgaagaagaaaaagaagaaggaacCCATTATGCTTCGACCCATCATCTGCATCTGTAACGACCT TTATGTTCCAGCTCTCAGACCTCTCAGGCAGCAGGCCTTCCTCCTGGCTTTTCCTCAGACTCAGCCCTCCCGCCTTGCACAGAGACTGGCGGAG ATCTCTGTTTGGCAGGGAATGAAGGCAGACACAGGAACTCTAATATCACTGTGTGAGAAGACAGACAACGACATCAGGGCTTGTATCAACACACTACAG TTCCTCTACAGTCGTGGCCTCAAGCAGCTAGACGCCAAGACTGtccagtgtgtttctgtgggcCAGAAGGACCAGAACAAAGGCTTGTTCCACCTGTGGCAGGAGATCTTCCAGTTACCACGTACAAAACG GAAACGCATTGGGGAAGGATTTGAGGAGGCACCAGGTTCAGGAGGTGGAGCTCAGAGATTCCAGCACATTCTGCACTTGGCTTCATCTAGTGGAGAGTATGAAAAAGTTTCACAG GGTCTTTATGAGAATTATCTGTCCATGCGTGTGAGGGACCCCAACATGGAGAGTGTATGCAAGGGTCTGGAGTGGTTGTCGTTCTCAGACAGGCTGAACCAAGTGATTCTGCACGGCCAGAACTTCTCTCTGATGAAATACCTGCCCTTCCTGTCCGTCACATTCCACTTCTTGTTTGCCCACACGCATGTGCCCCGCATCAGCTATCCCCACAGCCAGCACGAG GCCTCCTCCCGGCTCCTCGGCAGCAGGAACGCTTTGTCCACCATGTTGAACGACATCCCAGCATGCATCAGAACGAGGATCAGCCAGCTCAGCCTCACCCTTGATGTTCTCACACTGCTCCTTGACATCATCTCTCCCAAATTGCGGCCC GTGAATCCACAGCtcttcagcagcagagagaaggagcagATGCATGAGCTGATAGACACCATGCTGGCTTACAACCTCTCCTACAGGCAGGACCGCACACCTGAGGGACAGTACGCATACATGCTGGAGCc gcgtgTTGAGGAGGTGGTGAGGTTTCCAGGCCTGCCTCCGCGTCGCCAGCTGACCTATCAGGCCAAACAAACCATCAGCAGAGAGATGGAGcaggagaggatgaggagggccGAGCAAATGTTGCTGCAAAGAAACCCTACAGTAGTGAGAGCTAAG aaagaggaagaacaaaAGAGTGCCAAACCAAACAGGAACCATCAGCAGAGGCTGGAGAACATAGTCAAACAGACCACGGTGGAGACCAGG CCGGAGCTGGATTTCTTTGGTCGAGCTGTTGCCCCCAGGCCTCAGAGACCGCAGCCCTCCACAGACACAG GTGAGAAGAACGCGGTTCTTGCTATGGGAACAGCAGTGGGCAACAGTGACGTGTGGTTCCGCTTCAACGAGGGCATGTCCAATGCTGTCAGAAGAAACATCTACATCAGAGAACtgctataa
- the gng13a gene encoding guanine nucleotide-binding protein G(I)/G(S)/G(O) subunit gamma-13a, with protein sequence MEELDIPQMKREVESLQYQLAINREKSSITVTELVKWIEGCVCEDPFLNPELMRANPWVEKGKCVIL encoded by the exons ATGGAGGAGTTAGACATCCCACAGATGAAGAGAGAAGTGGAGAGCCTTCAGTACCAGCTGGCGATCAATCGAGAGAAATCCTCCATCACTGTTACTGA gCTGGTGAAGTGGATCGAGGGTTGTGTTTGTGAAGATCCATTCCTGAACCCAGAGCTGATGCGAGCCAACCCCTGGGTGGAGAAGGGCAAATGTGTGATCctctga